The Malus domestica chromosome 10, GDT2T_hap1 genome contains a region encoding:
- the LOC114827281 gene encoding uncharacterized protein: MTNQLESLVESIKSKVRALKKKSKKPYIKMDKSSSVKVEIRSKKARKLIDKTLQAADRPGKRPIP, encoded by the coding sequence ATGACGAACCAGTTGGAGAGCTTGGTGGAGTCGATCAAATCGAAAGTTCGAGCGCTGAAGAAGAAGTCGAAGAAGCCGTACATAAAGATGGACAAAAGCTCCAGCGTCAAGGTCGAGATCCGCAGCAAAAAGGCCCGCAAGCTCATTGACAAAACCCTCCAGGCCGCCGACCGTCCCGGCAAGCGCCCCATTCCTTAA